The Anopheles coluzzii chromosome 2, AcolN3, whole genome shotgun sequence genome window below encodes:
- the LOC125906901 gene encoding histone H2A yields the protein MSGRGKGGKVKGKAKSRSNRAGLQFPVGRIHRLLRKGNYAERVGAGAPVYLAAVMEYLAAEVLELAGNAARDNKKTRIIPRHLQLAIRNDEELNKLLSGVTIAQGGVLPNIQAVLLPKKTEKKA from the coding sequence ATGTCTGGCCgtggaaagggaggaaaggtAAAGGGAAAGGCAAAGTCCCGTTCCAACCGTGCCGGTCTTCAGTTCCCCGTTGGCCGTATTCATCGTCTCCTGCGCAAGGGTAACTATGCCGAGCGCGTCGGTGCCGGAGCACCCGTGTATCTGGCAGCCGTCATGGAATACTTGGCCGCTGAAGTGCTTGAGTTGGCCGGAAACGCTGCCCGTGACAACAAGAAGACGCGCATCATCCCGCGTCATCTGCAGCTGGCCATCCGCAACGACGAGGAGTTGAACAAGCTGCTGTCCGGAGTAACCATCGCTCAGGGTGGTGTGCTGCCCAACATTCAGGCCGTGCTGTTGCCCAAGAAGACCGAAAAGAAGGCTTAA
- the LOC125906862 gene encoding uncharacterized protein K02A2.6-like: METDEVNSGDLFGDADQRRLSQGRVPVPVQAAHPSGLLQGVFSTQEQYSGRREGTAFAPPPSLPGPAPSFFTPAPLQAPAPSQAPAPSQAQRLEQHDDPMLKTLNLLQQQMAQQQKILNEFLQQRLIKFRFDTDTGITFKNWYSRYVDLFQKDAARIDDAAKVRLLLRKLGAAEHDRYLSFILPSRPSDFSLEQTVEKLSTLYDYQESLLSKRFRCLQLVKKRNEDHLSYACRINKAAVEFELGKLNEEDFKCLLFVCGMKDETDADIRTRLLAKIEDHSMTLQQLAAECSRLGNLKKDSAMIETPGNDRVLAVNLKTPYPQKKFPNVSKANPSKPCWLCGGTHWVHDCRYQAHQCTICSRTGHKEGFCKTANRQKYNKPKYKKQGKTQTRVVTVNVHSVQKRRRYVTIAMNGTPVRLQLDTASDITVIDREAWKKIGSPTLSPPAVVARSASGTNLALDGEFVCKASIISAAKYEVLNSRRKERGKNVFLKYSKEPDFVRKETSLLL, translated from the exons ATGGAGACGGACGAAGTGAACTCTGGTGACCTTTTTGGAGATGCCGATCAACGACGATTGTCGCAAGGCCGTGTTCCCGTTCCTGTCCAAGCCGCGCATCCAAGCGGCCTGCTGCAAGGAGTTTTCTCAACCCAGGAGCAGTATAGTGGACGCCGGGAAGGAACTGCATTCGCGCCGCCGCCATCGCTGCCAGGTCCAGCGCCATCGTTTTTCACTCCAGCGCCATTGCAAGCGCCCGCGCCATCGCAGGCGCCCGCGCCATCGCAGGCGCAACGTCTGGAGCAGCATGATGACCCGATGCTGAAAACGTTAAATTTGCTTCAACAGCAAATGGCCCAGCAACAGAAGATTCTGAATGAGTTTTTGCAGCAACGCCTTATAA AGTTCCGGTTCGATACGGACACGGGAATCACGTTCAAAAACTGGTACTCACGCTACGTAGACTTGTTCCAGAAAGATGCTGCTAGGATCGACGATGCTGCGAAAGTCCGGTTATTGCTGCGGAAACTGGGAGCTGCCGAGCATGACCGTTATTTGAGTTTCATCCTGCCAAGCCGCCCGTCCGATTTTTCGCTCGAGCAAACGGTGGAAAAGCTGTCAACCCTCTACGACTACCAGGAATCGCTGCTGAGTAAGCGATTCAGATGCCTGCAGTTAGTGAAGAAGCGGAACGAAGACCATCTAAGTTATGCCTGTCGAATCAACAAGGCGGCCGTTGAATTCGAGCTCGGCAAGCTCAACGAGGAGGACTTCAAGTGCTTGCTATTCGTCTGTGGTATGAAGGACGAGACTGATGCAGACATACGAACACGCTTGCTGGCAAAAATAGAGGACCATAGCATGACGTTGCAACAGCTAGCCGCCGAATGCAGTAGATtgggaaatttaaaaaaagatagtGCGATGATCGAGACACCGGGAAATGATCGAGTTTTGGCAGTGAACCTGAAAACGCCCTACCCTCAGAAAAAGTTCCCAAATGTCTCAAAAGCGAATCCCAGCAAACCATGTTGGCTCTGCGGAGGTACACACTGGGTGCATGACTGCAGATATCAAGCACACCAGTGTACGATCTGTTCCAGAACGGGACACAAAGAGGGTTTCTGCAAAACAGCAAATCGCCAGAAGTATAATAAGCCGAAATATAAAAAGCAAGGCAAAACGCAGACCAGAGTAGTTACGGTGAACGTGCATAGTGTTCAGAAACGCCGCAGATATGTCACTATTGCAATGAATGGCACGCCCGTCCGTCTGCAGCTTGATACGGCATCTGACATCACAGTCATTGATCGTGAAGCTTGGAAAAAGATTGGCAGTCCGACATTATCACCACCAGCAGTGGTTGCACGATCAGCTTCTGGCACTAATTTGGCACTAGAC
- the LOC125906863 gene encoding uncharacterized protein LOC125906863 produces the protein MPGPSHPVRDALPPEPPQRARSLPPWMDRNNEFGDMKFLVLEPLKGFKLPQNPWIISKSITNVVGELTESSHSMEFGQKYLIKTRNVAQYTKMQSITQLIDGTKVSITPHATLNTVQCVIFTPELKGLKDEEILLNMESQNVKQVRRFTRKVNDEIQPTNSFLIRVEAGKIPESLRIGLLQVRTKPYYPKPMLCYKCASYGHTKMRCLKGQVCGNCGTAAHGECSTHPACVNCKGEHSAFSREFPAFQFEEQVIKIKVDHNCTYKEARQMAPQQHQRTSAVQQRITFAQQTTTVDDKDMKIKRLEVEQNELKKTIVDQMKKMNTQSKLSEALLKKLKEPNGNLQKNNNNPTNEATTQIEENQSSTQSNNVCESNNNAEATENLETDNETNDQESMSTSDTESENSATSVISAQSRKRNHNLENVSSEEEELRNAVKNMASVVTVTALDQF, from the coding sequence ATGCCGGGACCCTCGCATCCTGTACGGGATGCACTTCCGCCCGAGCCTCCCCAGAGAGCTCGATCACTACCACCATGGATGGATCGTAATAACGAGTTTGGGGACATGAAGTTCCTCGTTCTCGAGCCGTTGAAAGGCTTTAAGCTCCCGCAAAACCCATGGATAATTTCAAAGAGCATTACCAACGTGGTTGGAGAGCTTACCGAAAGCAGCCACTCGATGGAATTCGGGCAGAAATATCTGATCAAAACCCGAAACGTTGCGCAgtacacaaaaatgcaaagcATCACGCAACTCATCGATGGTACCAAAGTATCCATCACCCCTCACGCTACGCTGAACACAGTCCAGTGCGTAATATTCACCCCGGAGCTGAAAGGACTAAAGGACGAAGAAATTTTACTCAACATGGAAAGTCAAAACGTCAAGCAAGTCCGACGATTCACCCGAAAGGTGAATGACGAAATACAACCAACGAACTCTTTCCTGATACGCGTAGAAGCTGGAAAAATACCGGAATCCCTTCGCATAGGGCTGTTGCAGGTGCGAACGAAACCATACTACCCAAAACCAATGCTGTGCTACAAATGCGCCAGCTATGGGCACACAAAAATGCGCTGCTTAAAGGGACAGGTGTGTGGAAACTGCGGAACCGCAGCACACGGTGAATGTTCGACCCATCCCGCTTGCGTGAACTGCAAAGGCGAACACAGCGCATTTTCTCGCGAATTCCCTGCGTTCCAATTTGAAGAACAAGTCATCAAAATAAAAGTCGACCACAACTGCACCTACAAGGAAGCTCGGCAAATGGCCCCCCAACAACATCAGCGAACAAGTGCTGTACAGCAGCGAATCACATTTGCGCAACAAACTACCACGGTGGATGATAAAGACATGAAAATCAAACGGCTCGAAGTAGAACAAAATGAACTGAAGAAAACGATCGTAGATCAGATGAAAAAGATGAATACCCAGAGCAAGCTCAGCGAAGCTCTTCTGAAGAAACTGAAAGAACCAAATGGAAATTtgcagaaaaataataataacccaACGAACGAAGCCACTACACAAATCGAAGAAAACCAAAGCTCGACCCAATCCAACAATGTCTGCGAGAGCAACAACAATGCTGAAGCAACGGAAAACCTCGAAACCGACAACGAAACAAATGACCAGGAATCAATGTCTACATCCGACACAGAATCAGAAAATTCGGCCACATCAGTCATCTCAGCACAATCCCGCAAACGAAACCACAACCTGGAAAACGTCTCatcggaagaagaagaactaagAAATGCAGTAAAAAACATGGCATCTGTAGTGACCGTTACGGCGTTAGACCAGTTCTAA
- the LOC120961146 gene encoding uncharacterized protein K02A2.6-like, giving the protein MDKMLAGLNNVSGYLDDIIVGGTSEKEHDEILAKVFQRIQDFGFTIRVDKCAFKMQQITYLGHVIDRRGLRPDPAKIQVIKNLAEPTDVTGVRSFLGAINFYGKFIPDMRKLRHPLDNLLKANTPFHWSSECKRVFREFKTILSSDLQLAHYDPQEKIVISADASSIGLGATISHLYPNGLRRVVQHASRALTEAERRYSQIDREGLAIIYAVKKFHKMIFGRHFTLQTDHRPLLHIFGSKKGIPIFTANRLQRFALTLLAYDFNIEYVRTDDFGNADLLSRLINTHTKPDEDCVIASVNLEEDIKSVAISALDSLPLNFADLARETKRDPLLKKVSVYISEGWPRNAAFTDELARFNARKDALTTVENCILFGERVVIPKKLQQKCLQQVHQGHPGVQRMKALARSFFYWPTIDADIEEWVKTCHPCQAAAKSPAHSAPVPWPRAAGPWQRLHVDFAGPLDGDYYLIVVDSFSKWPEIIRTSNVTAKATIAMLRSLFARFGIPKTLVSDNGTQFTSEEFGLFCDRNGIEHITTAPYHPQSNGQAERFVDTFKRTVRKISADGTSLQEALDTFLLVYRSSPNPSLGNAKSPADIMLGRQMRTTLNLLRPPSPETISMENEPKPSRQFQPNDLVYFKRFAGNGWRWVAGTIVKQLGHVMYMIGTDDQKMFRSHINQIRKRYERHHHVPASVTHRKLPIDVLLDTWQLTPQPSTGTSRIPPQPVDPEHVDISVSPHQPSSETNGPYVPATSPATYTRPATRPVPSCASAQVPRRSSRVRKPPSRFDVYRRF; this is encoded by the coding sequence ATGGACAAAATGTTAGCCGGTCTAAATAACGTTTCTGGATACCTGGATGACATTATAGTCGGGGGCACTTCAGAAAAAGAGCACGACGAGATTTTAGCCAAAGTATTCCAACGCATTCAAGACTTTGGATTCACGATTCGTGTTGATAAATGCGCATTTAAAATGCAGCAAATAACATACCTCGGACACGTAATTGATCGTCGTGGACTAAGGCCTGATCCCGCAAAAATCCAGGTTATCAAAAATCTTGCTGAACCAACAGATGTCACCGGTGTTAGATCCTTTTTGGGTGCAATCAACTTCTACGGGAAGTTTATACCAGACATGAGAAAATTGAGGCATCCTTTGGATAATTTACTCAAGGCAAATACTCCATTTCATTGGTCGTCGGAATGTAAACGGGTTTTCAGAGAGTTTAAGACGATTTTATCGTCAGACCTACAATTGGCTCACTACGATCCGCAAGAAAAGATTGTGATCTCGGCGGACGCATCATCAATTGGCCTTGGGGCAACTATAAGCCATCTGTACCCCAATGGTCTCAGACGTGTAGTACAACACGCTTCTCGTGCCCTTACTGAGGCAGAACGTCGGTACAGCCAGATCGATCGAGAGGGACTAGCGATCATTTACGCAGTAAAAAAGTTCCACAAAATGATTTTTGGTAGGCATTTTACGCTTCAGACTGATCATCGACCTCTACTGCATATATTCGGATCGAAGAAAGGCATCCCAATATTTACTGCTAACCGTCTTCAGCGTTTCGCGCTTACTTTGCTGGCCTACGATTTTAACATTGAGTACGTGCGCACCGACGATTTCGGAAATGCTGATTTGCTCTCACGACTCATTAACACGCACACCAAGCCAGATGAAGACTGTGTTATAGCAAGCGTGAACTTGGAAGAAGACATTAAATCGGTGGCAATAAGCGCGCTTGATTCACTACCGCTGAACTTTGCTGATCTCGCCAGAGAAACAAAACGAGACCCACTTCTGAAAAAGGTGTCAGTTTACATCAGCGAAGGCTGGCCCAGAAACGCAGCGTTTACCGATGAGCTTGCTCGTTTTAATGCCAGGAAAGATGCACTAACAACCGTAGAGAATTGCATTCTTTTCGGTGAGAGGGTGGTAATCCCCAAAAAGCTGCAACAAAAATGTCTTCAGCAGGTGCATCAGGGCCATCCAGGAGTGCAGCGTATGAAAGCGTTAGCTAGGAGTTTCTTTTATTGGCCTACAATAGATGCTGACATCGAGGAATGGGTGAAGACATGTCACCCATGTCAAGCAGCTGCCAAATCACCCGCACATTCCGCTCCGGTACCATGGCCGAGGGCAGCAGGCCCATGGCAACGTTTACACGTCGATTTTGCGGGCCCACTAGACGGTGATTATTACTTAATTGTCGTAGATTCGTTTTCTAAATGGCCCGAAATAATCCGTACCAGTAACGTTACAGCGAAAGCTACTATAGCCATGTTACGCTCACTTTTCGCTCGTTTTGGAATCCCGAAAACGTTGGTATCGGACAACGGTACGCAGTTCACCAGCGAGGAGTTCGGACTATTTTGCGACCGCAATGGCATCGAACACATCACAACGGCCCCCTACCATCCGCAATCTAACGGGCAAGCTGAAAGATTTGTGGACACTTTCAAGCGAACAGTCAGAAAGATATCTGCGGATGGTACCTCACTACAAGAAGCGCTGGATACATTCCTACTAGTATATCGAAGTTCGCCAAACCCTTCGTTAGGAAATGCTAAGTCACCGGCGGATATCATGTTGGGAAGGCAAATGCGCACAACTTTAAACCTGCTCCGTCCACCAAGTCCTGAAACCATTAGTATGGAAAACGAACCGAAACCAAGCAGACAGTTCCAACCCAACGATCTAGTCTATTTTAAACGTTTCGCAGGTAACGGATGGAGATGGGTAGCTGGTACAATTGTTAAGCAATTAGGTCATGTCATGTATATGATTGGAACGGATGATCAGAAAATGTTTAGATCTCATATTAACCAGATACGCAAGCGCTACGAGAGGCATCATCACGTTCCGGCTTCGGTCACCCATCGTAAGCTGCCGATAGATGTTTTGTTGGATACCTGGCAGCTAACACCGCAACCATCTACTGGCACGTCCCGCATACCACCACAGCCAGTCGACCCCGAGCATGTGGACATCTCTGTGTCCCCTCATCAGCCGTCATCCGAGACCAACGGTCCTTATGTTCCCGCTACATCGCCAGCGACATACACACGCCCGGCGACACGACCTGTTCCATCGTGTGCTTCGGCCCAGGTGCCACGACGGTCTTCTAGAGTTAGAAAACCGCCCAGTCGGTTCGACGTGTACCGTCGGTTTTAA
- the LOC125906864 gene encoding uncharacterized protein K02A2.6-like — translation METDEVNSGDLFGDADQRRLSQGRVPVPVQAAHPSGLLQGVFSTQEQYSGRREGTAFAPPPSLPGPAPSFFTPAPLQAPAPSQAPAPSQAQRLEQHDDPMLKTLNLLQQQMAQQQKILNEFLQQRLIKFRFDTDTGITFKNWYSRYVDLFQKDAARIDDAAKVRLLLRKLGAAEHDRYLSFILPSRPSDFSLEQTVEKLSTLYDYQESLLSKRFRCLQLVKKRNEDHLSYACRINKAAVEFELGKLNEEDFKCLLFVCGMKDETDADIRTRLLAKIEDHSMTLQQLAAECSRLGNLKKDSAMIETPGNDRVLAVNLKTPYPQKKFPNVSKANPSKPCWLCGGTHWVHDCRYQAHQCTICSRTGHKEGFCKTANRQKYNKPKYKKQGKTQTRVVTVNVHSVQKRRRYVTIAMNGTPVRLQLDTASDITVIDREAWKKIGSPTLSPPAVVARSASGTNLALDGEFVCKASIISAAKYEVLNSRRKERGKNVFLKYSKEPDFVRKETSLLL, via the exons ATGGAGACGGACGAAGTGAACTCTGGTGACCTTTTTGGAGATGCCGATCAACGACGATTGTCGCAAGGCCGTGTTCCCGTTCCTGTCCAAGCCGCGCATCCAAGCGGCCTGCTGCAAGGAGTTTTCTCAACCCAGGAGCAGTATAGTGGACGCCGGGAAGGAACTGCATTCGCGCCGCCGCCATCGCTGCCAGGTCCAGCGCCATCGTTTTTCACTCCAGCGCCATTGCAAGCGCCCGCGCCATCGCAGGCGCCCGCGCCATCGCAGGCGCAACGTCTGGAGCAGCATGATGACCCGATGCTGAAAACGTTAAATTTGCTTCAACAGCAAATGGCCCAGCAACAGAAGATTCTGAATGAGTTTTTGCAGCAACGCCTTATAA AGTTCCGGTTCGATACGGACACGGGAATCACGTTCAAAAACTGGTACTCACGCTACGTAGACTTGTTCCAGAAAGATGCTGCTAGGATCGACGATGCTGCGAAAGTCCGGTTATTGCTGCGGAAACTGGGAGCTGCCGAGCATGACCGTTATTTGAGTTTCATCCTGCCAAGCCGCCCGTCCGATTTTTCGCTCGAGCAAACGGTGGAAAAGCTGTCAACCCTCTACGACTACCAGGAATCGCTGCTGAGTAAGCGATTCAGATGCCTGCAGTTAGTGAAGAAGCGGAACGAAGACCATCTAAGTTATGCCTGTCGAATCAACAAGGCGGCCGTTGAATTCGAGCTCGGCAAGCTCAACGAGGAGGACTTCAAGTGCTTGCTATTCGTCTGTGGTATGAAGGACGAGACTGATGCAGACATACGAACACGCTTGCTGGCAAAAATAGAGGACCATAGCATGACGTTGCAACAGCTAGCCGCCGAATGCAGTAGATtgggaaatttaaaaaaagatagtGCGATGATCGAGACACCGGGAAATGATCGAGTTTTGGCAGTGAACCTGAAAACGCCCTACCCTCAGAAAAAGTTCCCAAATGTCTCAAAAGCGAATCCCAGCAAACCATGTTGGCTCTGCGGAGGTACACACTGGGTGCATGACTGCAGATATCAAGCACACCAGTGTACGATCTGTTCCAGAACGGGACACAAAGAGGGTTTCTGCAAAACAGCAAATCGCCAGAAGTATAATAAGCCGAAATATAAAAAGCAAGGCAAAACGCAGACCAGAGTAGTTACGGTGAACGTGCATAGTGTTCAGAAACGCCGCAGATATGTCACTATTGCAATGAATGGCACGCCCGTCCGTCTGCAGCTTGATACGGCATCTGACATCACAGTCATTGATCGTGAAGCTTGGAAAAAGATTGGCAGTCCGACATTATCACCACCAGCAGTGGTTGCACGATCAGCTTCTGGCACTAATTTGGCACTAGACGGGGAATTTGTATGCAAAGCCAGT ATAATTTCTGCTGCCAAGTACGAGGTACTAAATTCACGTCGCAAAGAACGTGGCAAGAACGTTTTCCTAAAGTATTCCAAGGAACCGGACTTTGTAAGAAAGGAAACGTCTCTTTTGCTATAA